From the genome of bacterium:
TCTTAATTGCAAATTTTTTTCTTTGTTCCACTTGAGTGTTTTAATGGGATAAATATTTAACAAACCTATTGTTTTCATCAACCAAAACAATTGTTGGCTTTACTCTTTTTTCTAAAAGCTCAAAACCGGCTATGATAATTTTGTGTCCTTTCTTGATTTTCTTGGCAGCAGCGCCATTCATACAAATTCTCCCAGAGTTTTCTTCTCCCAAAATGATATAAGTTTCCAACCTTTCGCCATTAGTAACATCCCAAACCTGAACTTTTTCTCCTTCTTCAAAGCCAGCTTTTTTCACCAGTATAGAATCTATGGTAATACTTCCAATATATTCTACTTTTGCATCAGTCACGATTGCATTATGGATTTTACTTCTCAAATACCATCTCATTTTTATCCGCCCCTCACTACGCATTTATCTACATAAGAAGACGCCAAATCGCACATTTTTTGCAATGTTTCTATGTAATATGGTTTAATTTCTGCAAATTTAGGGTCCAAAATCTCTCCTTTATTAGAAAAATTCTGGAGAGCGTATTTTTTTGCTCCTTTAATAGATTTTGCTATTTTTTCTATATCTTCTTCCGTATGTAGCGTCGGGACAACCGTAGTTCTAAATTCATAATCCAGTCCCGAATTCATTATTATTTTTATGGTTTTTTTTATTCTGTCCAGCATATATTTATTCCCAACACCTATAGAACGGGCATATGCTTCAGAATCAAGAGGCGCTTTTATATCCATTGCTATATATTCCACCAATTTTTTGTCAATTATTCTTTGAAGCATTTCAGGAAATGTTCCGTTAGTATCAAATTTTACCATTACGCCAATATCTCTAATTTTTTGAATAAATTCAGGCAAATCCTTAAAAATACACGGTTCGCCACCAGTAAGGCATATGCCGTCAACCCACTTCTTGTTTTTTTCCAAATAATCCTTAATTTCTTCAAACGTAATAGACTCCAATTTCTCGGGTTCAAGAACAAGCCCCCCATTATGGCAATACGGACAACGGAAATTGCAATATGGAGTATATAAAGTAGAAACTATCTTTCCGTCCCAATCTAAAAGCGAATTTTGTATAAATCCTTTTATTTGTAATTTCACTTTAAGCTCTGTGTTTCCTTTTTTTTGAAAATATATAAACCTAATTTTTCATGCGCATTTTTAAAAATACAAAGATTTGTCTGATTGACCATATTTATTATTTCGCTACCTGATATATGGGTATGCGGGAATA
Proteins encoded in this window:
- a CDS encoding anaerobic ribonucleoside-triphosphate reductase activating protein is translated as MKLQIKGFIQNSLLDWDGKIVSTLYTPYCNFRCPYCHNGGLVLEPEKLESITFEEIKDYLEKNKKWVDGICLTGGEPCIFKDLPEFIQKIRDIGVMVKFDTNGTFPEMLQRIIDKKLVEYIAMDIKAPLDSEAYARSIGVGNKYMLDRIKKTIKIIMNSGLDYEFRTTVVPTLHTEEDIEKIAKSIKGAKKYALQNFSNKGEILDPKFAEIKPYYIETLQKMCDLASSYVDKCVVRGG
- a CDS encoding aspartate 1-decarboxylase, with translation MRWYLRSKIHNAIVTDAKVEYIGSITIDSILVKKAGFEEGEKVQVWDVTNGERLETYIILGEENSGRICMNGAAAKKIKKGHKIIIAGFELLEKRVKPTIVLVDENNRFVKYLSH